The Allocatelliglobosispora scoriae genome contains a region encoding:
- a CDS encoding metallophosphoesterase codes for MSDADATEPIPTVGIPAVVLPTEAVPTVIIVPAQLIPEEISDEPTIVLPSHRPSSMDPKDLGFTPQSPVPWLGPVLLAATGARVALASQFGAYLDKRELQGAFATRIFEEHALDEELWVDYVADLGDGFNATYSIAWLLAQKKLTVDGHELPRAEVLLMGGDQVYPTASSEAYENRMVGPYLAAMPTPAPGETPPTLFALPGNHDWYDGLTAFLRLFARREGGHLGAWQTKQTRSYFAMKLPNKWWILAVDVQAEAYLDDPQMDYFRSVAALMGPDDKVIITYPQPSWAQTREHPRGYDTLAYFRRKLIDPTGAKVAVMISGDTHHYARYAEKGSDAEHLITAGGGGAYLAATHGLPTTVTVPPRQPFARDTRQRDYTLRKTYPSRARSHALGGGIFARLPLRNPGFTTLLGIAQTLFLLSLNGRANRLLSMPAFLMIAVMMIGSLFFAIGLSHGMMRRVPVILGFFHGLGHIALGYAGWYLWRELPFDGYDWPLPGVLAFVIYGPIWGVVASELVALYLFIAGNFRVNLNELFAGQGIEDYKGFLRLHFGRDGSLTIYPIGLDRVGRKWMPQPNRAAHTPWLDPKKPLTPRLIEEPIKIPA; via the coding sequence GTGAGCGATGCCGATGCGACCGAGCCGATTCCGACCGTCGGGATTCCCGCCGTGGTGCTTCCCACCGAGGCTGTCCCGACGGTGATCATTGTTCCGGCGCAGCTGATCCCGGAAGAGATCAGCGACGAGCCGACCATCGTGCTGCCGAGTCACCGGCCGTCCTCGATGGACCCCAAGGACCTCGGCTTCACGCCGCAGTCCCCGGTGCCGTGGCTCGGCCCGGTGCTGCTCGCCGCGACCGGCGCCCGCGTCGCCCTCGCCAGCCAGTTCGGGGCCTACCTGGACAAGCGTGAGCTGCAGGGCGCCTTCGCCACCCGGATCTTCGAGGAGCACGCGCTCGACGAGGAGCTGTGGGTCGACTACGTCGCCGACCTCGGCGACGGCTTCAACGCCACCTACTCCATCGCGTGGCTGCTCGCGCAGAAGAAGCTCACGGTCGACGGGCACGAGCTGCCGCGCGCCGAGGTGCTGCTGATGGGCGGCGACCAGGTCTACCCGACGGCGAGCAGCGAGGCCTACGAGAACCGCATGGTCGGTCCCTACCTCGCCGCGATGCCGACGCCCGCTCCCGGCGAGACCCCGCCGACGCTCTTCGCGCTCCCCGGAAACCACGACTGGTACGACGGACTCACCGCCTTCCTGCGCCTGTTCGCCCGTCGTGAGGGCGGCCACCTCGGTGCCTGGCAGACGAAGCAGACTCGCAGCTACTTCGCGATGAAGCTGCCCAACAAGTGGTGGATCCTCGCGGTCGACGTGCAGGCCGAGGCCTATCTCGACGATCCGCAGATGGACTATTTCCGCAGCGTGGCTGCGTTGATGGGGCCCGATGACAAGGTCATCATCACCTATCCGCAGCCGTCCTGGGCGCAGACCCGGGAGCACCCGCGCGGCTATGACACGCTCGCCTACTTCCGGCGCAAACTGATCGACCCGACGGGTGCGAAGGTCGCGGTCATGATCTCCGGCGACACCCACCACTACGCGCGGTACGCCGAGAAGGGCAGCGACGCGGAGCACCTCATCACCGCCGGCGGCGGCGGCGCCTACCTCGCGGCGACCCACGGGCTGCCGACCACGGTGACCGTTCCTCCCCGGCAGCCCTTCGCCCGTGACACCCGCCAGCGCGATTACACGCTGCGCAAGACCTACCCGAGCCGGGCTCGCTCGCACGCGCTCGGCGGCGGGATCTTCGCCCGGCTGCCGCTGCGCAATCCGGGCTTCACCACCCTGCTCGGCATAGCGCAGACGCTCTTCCTGCTCTCCCTGAACGGCCGGGCCAACCGCCTGCTCAGCATGCCGGCCTTCCTCATGATCGCGGTCATGATGATCGGCTCGCTCTTCTTCGCGATCGGCCTGTCCCACGGCATGATGCGGCGGGTCCCCGTCATCCTCGGCTTCTTCCACGGCCTCGGCCACATCGCGCTCGGCTACGCGGGGTGGTATCTCTGGCGGGAACTGCCCTTCGACGGCTACGACTGGCCGCTGCCCGGGGTGCTCGCCTTCGTGATCTACGGTCCGATCTGGGGCGTCGTGGCGTCCGAACTCGTCGCGTTGTATCTCTTCATCGCCGGCAACTTCCGGGTCAACCTCAACGAGCTCTTCGCCGGTCAGGGCATCGAGGACTACAAGGGGTTCCTGCGGCTGCACTTCGGTCGCGACGGCTCGCTCACGATCTACCCGATCGGCCTGGACCGGGTCGGGCGCAAGTGGATGCCGCAGCCCAACCGTGCCGCGCACACCCCGTGGCTCGACCCGAAGAAGCCGCTGACACCCAGATTGATCGAGGAACCGATCAAGATTCCGGCCTAG
- a CDS encoding futalosine hydrolase, which translates to MTTLVVTAVEAEADAFRAGLSGIDPELLTVAAVGVGPAAAAAGTARLLALAEGRGSAYTRVVSVGIGGGFADRTELGGLVVAARSIIADLGADAPDGFIPIDELGFGSAITTADAALLAELVAALPGAEIGDILTVSTVTGTAAGTAEVRRRWPDAVAEAMEGGGVAAAAAGAGIAFGELRAISNAIGPRDRGSWRIGAALSALTSAAAGWGHTVGR; encoded by the coding sequence ATGACGACGCTGGTGGTGACGGCTGTCGAGGCCGAGGCCGACGCATTCCGGGCCGGGTTGTCCGGGATCGATCCGGAGCTGCTGACCGTGGCGGCAGTCGGTGTCGGTCCGGCGGCGGCAGCGGCCGGGACCGCGAGACTGCTGGCGCTCGCCGAGGGGCGCGGGTCGGCGTACACCCGGGTGGTTTCGGTGGGGATCGGGGGTGGGTTCGCCGACCGGACCGAGCTCGGCGGCCTCGTCGTCGCGGCCCGCAGCATCATCGCGGACCTGGGCGCCGATGCACCGGACGGGTTCATCCCCATCGACGAGCTGGGCTTCGGTTCGGCGATCACGACGGCCGACGCGGCGCTGCTGGCCGAGCTGGTCGCAGCGCTGCCGGGCGCCGAGATCGGTGACATCCTCACCGTCTCCACGGTCACCGGGACCGCGGCGGGGACCGCGGAGGTACGCCGCCGCTGGCCCGACGCCGTCGCTGAGGCGATGGAGGGTGGCGGTGTCGCGGCTGCCGCCGCGGGCGCGGGCATCGCGTTCGGCGAGCTGCGGGCGATCTCCAACGCGATCGGACCCCGCGATCGGGGTTCCTGGCGCATCGGGGCGGCACTGTCGGCCCTCACGAGCGCCGCTGCCGGCTGGGGGCATACGGTGGGGCGGTGA
- a CDS encoding 1,4-dihydroxy-6-naphthoate synthase produces MSLSIAFSPCPNDTFVFHALVHGLVPGAPSFDVTFADVDVTNTSALDGRFDLVKVSYAALPWLLDTYELLPCGGALGRGCGPLLLTNGQGFHDGVVAVPGERTTAYLLMRLWAQQSGQVPREVVVVPFHEIMPGVAAGRFDAGLVIHEARFTYQRYGLTQLVDLGEWWETDTGLPIPLGAILAKRGAVDPVEAAEWIRQSVRTAWADPSLSRDYVLSHAQEMEPEVVDAHIALYVNEFTENLGPDGERAVAALLKATTA; encoded by the coding sequence GTGAGCCTCTCGATCGCCTTCTCACCCTGCCCGAACGACACGTTCGTCTTCCACGCGCTCGTGCACGGGCTGGTGCCGGGAGCGCCGAGCTTCGACGTCACCTTCGCCGACGTGGACGTGACCAACACCAGTGCGCTCGACGGGCGGTTCGACCTGGTCAAGGTCTCCTACGCGGCGCTGCCGTGGCTGCTGGACACCTATGAGCTGCTGCCCTGCGGCGGCGCGCTCGGGCGGGGCTGCGGTCCGCTGCTGCTCACCAACGGCCAGGGGTTCCACGACGGGGTGGTCGCCGTGCCGGGGGAGCGGACGACGGCTTACCTGCTGATGCGGCTCTGGGCCCAGCAATCCGGTCAGGTGCCTCGGGAGGTCGTCGTGGTGCCGTTCCACGAGATCATGCCGGGGGTCGCGGCGGGTCGATTCGATGCCGGGCTCGTCATCCACGAGGCCCGCTTCACCTACCAGCGTTACGGCCTGACCCAGCTCGTCGACCTGGGCGAGTGGTGGGAGACCGACACCGGGCTGCCGATCCCGCTCGGTGCGATCCTCGCCAAGCGCGGAGCCGTCGACCCGGTCGAGGCAGCCGAGTGGATCCGGCAATCCGTGCGGACGGCCTGGGCCGATCCGTCGCTGAGCCGGGACTACGTCCTGTCGCACGCGCAGGAGATGGAGCCGGAGGTCGTCGACGCGCACATCGCGCTCTATGTCAACGAGTTCACCGAGAACCTCGGCCCCGACGGAGAGCGAGCGGTGGCAGCCCTGTTGAAGGCCACCACCGCTTGA
- a CDS encoding cold-shock protein, with translation MPTGRVKWYDAQKGYGFVTSDEGGDVFLPKTALPAGVTEVKQGQKIEFGVVEGRKGAQAMSVQVLDAPPSLTQARADAQRRSPDELNTLIEDMIKVLESKILPDLKRGRHPDRKMGQKIGEALHVVARELES, from the coding sequence GTGCCTACCGGTCGGGTCAAGTGGTATGACGCCCAGAAGGGCTACGGCTTCGTCACGAGCGACGAGGGCGGCGACGTGTTTCTGCCCAAGACCGCGCTACCCGCCGGCGTCACCGAGGTCAAACAGGGCCAGAAGATCGAGTTCGGTGTCGTCGAAGGACGCAAGGGCGCGCAGGCGATGTCTGTGCAGGTCCTCGACGCGCCGCCGTCGCTGACGCAGGCACGGGCGGACGCGCAGCGCCGCTCGCCGGACGAGCTCAACACGCTCATCGAAGACATGATCAAGGTCTTGGAGTCGAAGATCCTCCCGGACCTGAAGCGCGGCCGGCACCCCGACCGCAAGATGGGCCAGAAGATCGGCGAGGCGCTCCACGTGGTCGCCCGCGAACTGGAGAGTTAG
- a CDS encoding helicase-associated domain-containing protein, which translates to MGTSFAERLRALTDEALGGLLRARPDLVTPIPADMGVLAARAQTRLSVARVLDGLDLFTLEILDAARLTRSDDGYTSADAIIALAAVPTGGPEPTRVRSAVQELITLFLLYGPDDELRVAGAVDEVRGHYIAGLGRPADALDEQTAALMADPARVRRALLAAPPEARAVLDRLAEGPPVGTFTEPSETLLGLIGQHLLVRVDHQTVELPRELGLLLRRDAGPLGPLHPAAPELPPPSRAQAAIDRAAAGQVMSVVRQAEALIEALAADPPPVLRAGGMGVLPLRRLAKSADLPEPLAALLIEIVYAAGLVAELETSIETIYLPSAAYDGWRTETVAQRWAVLATAWLAMPRQAALIGQRDERDRAITALAPEAERAGAPVLRKATLRALPPGVTPTPEQLVEVLAWHTPLRVRGREQLYLGVLSEAAELGFTGYGGLASYALPLVVPDEPDDPLGRGPSGDRPRDQNPAAVALAALLPPPVTEFLIQGDLTVVVPGPPEAGLAAELDLVADHESGGGAVVYRVTQASLRRALDAGYAGADLHSLFARRSRTPVPQGLTYLIDDAARTHGGLRTGSAGAYLRSDDEALIATVLADRRLSALGLRRLAPTVLITVSQAGRLLTALREAGYAPSPEDSTGAVVLTRPKLRRSVARPPVSPAIDLTAGLTRPRLLGIVEQIRRGDAASRAARRAPLAVRAATGGPVDGLTAVQAHTEALAVLQQAVRDKAKVWVGYVDAHGSTASRLVRPVSIGAGYLRAEDDRTQTLHTFALSRVTAAVLDTQ; encoded by the coding sequence ATGGGCACCTCATTCGCCGAACGGCTCCGCGCGCTGACAGATGAGGCGCTGGGCGGACTCCTGCGGGCCCGACCCGACCTGGTCACCCCGATCCCCGCCGACATGGGGGTGCTCGCCGCGCGGGCGCAGACCCGCCTCTCGGTGGCACGCGTCCTCGACGGGCTCGACCTCTTCACGCTCGAGATCCTCGACGCGGCCCGGCTGACCCGGTCCGACGACGGCTACACCTCCGCCGACGCGATCATCGCGCTCGCCGCGGTGCCGACCGGCGGGCCGGAGCCGACCCGCGTCCGCAGCGCCGTGCAGGAGCTGATCACGCTCTTCCTGCTCTATGGACCCGATGACGAGCTCCGGGTCGCCGGTGCCGTCGACGAGGTCCGCGGGCACTACATCGCCGGGCTGGGCCGCCCGGCGGACGCCCTCGACGAGCAGACGGCTGCGCTCATGGCCGACCCCGCTCGCGTCCGCCGCGCTCTGCTCGCGGCACCGCCGGAGGCTCGGGCGGTGCTGGACCGGCTCGCCGAGGGCCCGCCCGTCGGCACCTTCACCGAACCGTCCGAGACCCTGCTGGGCCTCATCGGACAGCACCTCCTCGTGCGCGTCGACCACCAGACCGTGGAGCTCCCGCGCGAGCTGGGGCTGCTGCTGCGCCGCGACGCCGGGCCGCTCGGACCGCTCCATCCGGCGGCCCCGGAGCTGCCGCCGCCGTCGCGTGCGCAGGCGGCCATCGACCGCGCCGCCGCAGGCCAGGTCATGTCTGTGGTACGCCAAGCAGAAGCCCTGATCGAGGCGCTCGCCGCCGATCCGCCGCCCGTGCTGCGTGCCGGTGGCATGGGCGTGCTGCCGTTGCGCCGCCTCGCCAAGTCGGCCGACCTGCCCGAGCCGCTGGCGGCGCTGCTGATCGAGATCGTCTACGCGGCGGGCCTCGTCGCGGAGCTGGAGACCTCGATCGAGACGATCTATCTGCCGAGCGCCGCATATGACGGATGGCGCACCGAGACCGTCGCGCAACGGTGGGCGGTGCTCGCCACGGCGTGGCTGGCGATGCCGAGGCAGGCGGCCCTGATCGGTCAGCGCGACGAGCGGGACCGGGCGATCACGGCACTCGCTCCGGAGGCGGAGCGAGCCGGCGCACCCGTGCTGCGCAAGGCGACGCTGCGGGCACTGCCGCCCGGCGTCACGCCCACCCCGGAGCAGCTCGTCGAGGTGCTCGCCTGGCATACGCCGCTGCGGGTCCGAGGTCGTGAGCAGCTCTATCTCGGGGTGCTGTCGGAGGCTGCGGAGCTGGGCTTCACGGGTTACGGCGGCCTCGCCTCTTACGCATTGCCGCTGGTCGTGCCCGACGAGCCGGACGATCCGCTGGGTCGAGGGCCGAGCGGTGACCGCCCGCGCGATCAGAACCCGGCCGCCGTGGCGCTCGCCGCACTGCTGCCGCCGCCGGTGACCGAGTTCCTGATCCAGGGGGACCTGACGGTCGTCGTGCCGGGGCCGCCGGAGGCCGGTCTCGCGGCGGAGCTCGATCTCGTCGCCGACCACGAATCCGGTGGCGGTGCCGTGGTCTACCGGGTGACCCAGGCCAGCCTGCGGCGGGCGCTCGACGCCGGTTACGCCGGTGCCGACCTGCACTCGCTCTTCGCCCGCCGGTCCCGGACGCCGGTGCCGCAGGGGCTCACCTACCTGATCGACGATGCTGCGCGTACCCACGGCGGTTTGCGGACCGGCTCGGCCGGGGCCTATCTGCGCAGCGATGACGAGGCGCTGATCGCGACCGTGCTCGCGGACCGGCGGCTGAGCGCGCTGGGGCTGCGGCGGCTGGCGCCGACGGTGCTGATCACGGTGAGCCAGGCGGGGCGGCTGCTGACGGCGCTGCGCGAGGCGGGCTATGCACCGTCCCCGGAGGACTCGACCGGTGCGGTCGTGCTGACCAGGCCCAAGCTGCGCCGGTCGGTGGCGCGGCCGCCGGTGAGTCCGGCGATCGACCTGACCGCCGGGCTGACCCGGCCGCGACTGCTGGGGATCGTGGAGCAGATCCGGCGCGGCGACGCCGCGAGTCGGGCGGCCCGCCGAGCGCCCCTGGCGGTCCGTGCGGCGACAGGGGGTCCCGTCGATGGGCTGACCGCCGTTCAGGCGCACACGGAGGCGCTGGCGGTGCTGCAGCAGGCGGTGCGGGACAAGGCGAAGGTCTGGGTCGGCTACGTCGACGCGCACGGCTCGACGGCGTCGCGGTTGGTGCGCCCGGTCTCGATCGGCGCGGGCTACCTACGCGCCGAGGACGACCGCACCCAGACCCTGCACACATTCGCGCTGAGTCGAGTCACCGCGGCCGTCCTCGATACGCAATAA
- a CDS encoding L,D-transpeptidase family protein, with product MRAEHRTIRRAGALALGALFLLTGCGPTDNVAAPQEPVAQTSSAPATSTAAIQPSPSAKPTPTKAAAGTGGGGAASSPCPLGSKLRDVETALAKIGTYGAIVADGKLSAGDCATIKAFQKRMGISPANGKAGETTAAVAKRIAATDPATCKAGNATMACVDLTHQTFYIMSGGKVVLGPTVTRTGMKGFATTAGTYGINDRSTKHWSRPYKVWLPYWQHFNDGMGLHETTTYIHNTGIGSHGCVNLLHNDAVKAYSLLGYGSKVRLYGRRIGT from the coding sequence ATGCGAGCTGAGCATCGAACGATCCGCAGGGCCGGCGCGCTGGCGCTTGGTGCCCTGTTCCTACTGACCGGCTGCGGACCCACGGACAACGTGGCCGCACCCCAAGAACCGGTGGCACAGACCAGCAGCGCCCCCGCGACGAGTACGGCGGCGATCCAGCCGTCCCCGTCCGCCAAGCCGACGCCCACCAAGGCGGCGGCCGGCACCGGAGGCGGCGGTGCGGCATCCTCGCCGTGCCCGCTCGGCTCGAAGCTGAGGGACGTCGAGACGGCCCTCGCCAAGATCGGCACCTACGGCGCGATCGTCGCCGACGGAAAGCTGAGCGCCGGGGACTGCGCCACCATCAAGGCCTTCCAGAAGCGGATGGGGATCTCCCCCGCCAACGGCAAGGCAGGCGAGACCACGGCCGCCGTCGCGAAGCGCATCGCCGCCACCGACCCGGCCACCTGCAAGGCCGGTAACGCCACCATGGCCTGCGTCGACCTGACTCACCAGACCTTCTACATCATGTCGGGCGGCAAGGTGGTCCTCGGACCGACCGTCACCCGGACCGGCATGAAGGGGTTCGCCACCACGGCGGGCACCTACGGGATCAACGACCGCAGCACGAAGCACTGGTCGCGTCCCTACAAGGTCTGGCTGCCCTACTGGCAGCACTTCAACGACGGCATGGGCCTGCACGAGACCACCACCTACATCCACAACACGGGCATCGGCTCGCACGGCTGCGTCAACCTGCTCCACAACGACGCGGTCAAGGCATACTCGCTGCTCGGCTACGGCTCCAAGGTGCGCCTCTACGGTCGGCGCATCGGCACCTGA
- a CDS encoding DNA repair helicase XPB — translation MSGGPLIVQSDKTLLLEVDHADATACRMAIAPFAELERSPEHMHTYRLTPLGLWNARAAGHDAEAVVDALLRFSRYPVPHALLVDVAETMDRYGRLQLVADPVHGLVLRGLDRMVLIEVAKSKKLAGMLGAQIDADTIQVHPSERGRLKQALLKLGWPAEDLAGYVDGEAHQIDLAEDGWTLRGYQREAVQHFAAGGSGVVVLPCGAGKTLVGAAAMADVKATTLILVTNTVAGRQWKRELIARTNLTEEEIGEYSGERKEIRPVTIATYQVLTMRRGGTFPHLNVFEARDWGLIIYDEVHLLPAPIFRFTADLQARRRLGLTATLVREDGKEGDVFSLIGPKRYDAPWKDIEAQGWIAPAECVEVRVTLTDEERMAYALTEAEERYRLAATARTKLPVVKAIVDKHPDEQVLVIGAYLDQLHELGEFLDAPIIQGATTNKERERLFDAFRSGEIRTLILSKVGNFSIDLPEAAVAIQVSGTFGSRQEEAQRLGRVLRPKGDHRQAHFYTVVSRDTIDTEYAAHRQRFLAEQGYAYTIVDADSLTP, via the coding sequence GTGTCGGGCGGACCCCTGATCGTTCAGTCGGACAAGACCCTGCTGCTGGAGGTGGACCACGCCGACGCCACCGCCTGCCGGATGGCGATCGCGCCCTTCGCCGAGCTGGAGCGCTCGCCGGAGCACATGCACACCTACCGGCTGACGCCGCTGGGGCTGTGGAACGCGCGCGCGGCGGGCCACGACGCCGAGGCGGTCGTCGATGCCCTGCTGCGCTTCTCGCGCTACCCGGTGCCGCACGCGCTGCTCGTCGATGTCGCCGAGACGATGGACCGCTACGGCAGGCTCCAGCTCGTCGCCGATCCGGTGCACGGTCTCGTGCTGCGCGGGCTGGACCGGATGGTGCTGATCGAGGTCGCCAAGTCGAAGAAGCTCGCCGGGATGCTCGGCGCGCAGATCGACGCCGACACGATCCAGGTGCACCCGTCCGAGCGGGGCCGGCTCAAGCAGGCGCTGCTGAAGCTCGGCTGGCCCGCCGAGGACCTCGCGGGCTATGTCGACGGCGAGGCGCACCAGATCGACCTCGCGGAGGACGGCTGGACGCTGCGCGGTTATCAGCGCGAAGCGGTCCAGCACTTCGCGGCCGGCGGCTCCGGTGTCGTCGTGCTCCCCTGCGGTGCGGGCAAGACGCTGGTGGGCGCTGCCGCGATGGCCGATGTCAAGGCCACGACGCTGATCCTCGTGACCAACACGGTCGCCGGTCGGCAGTGGAAGCGCGAGCTGATCGCGCGGACCAACCTGACCGAGGAGGAGATCGGGGAGTATTCGGGCGAACGCAAGGAGATCCGCCCGGTCACGATCGCGACCTACCAGGTGCTCACGATGCGTCGTGGTGGCACCTTCCCGCACCTCAACGTCTTCGAGGCCCGGGACTGGGGCCTGATCATCTATGACGAGGTGCACCTGCTCCCGGCACCGATCTTCCGCTTCACCGCCGACCTCCAGGCCCGGCGGCGGCTCGGCCTCACCGCCACGCTCGTCCGCGAGGACGGCAAGGAGGGCGACGTCTTCAGCCTGATCGGGCCGAAGCGCTACGACGCGCCGTGGAAGGACATCGAGGCGCAGGGCTGGATCGCGCCGGCCGAGTGCGTCGAGGTACGCGTCACGCTCACCGACGAGGAGCGGATGGCCTACGCCCTGACGGAGGCCGAGGAGCGCTACCGCCTCGCCGCGACCGCCCGGACCAAGCTCCCCGTGGTGAAGGCGATCGTGGACAAGCACCCCGACGAGCAGGTGCTCGTGATCGGCGCCTACCTGGACCAGCTGCACGAGCTGGGGGAGTTCCTCGACGCCCCGATCATCCAGGGCGCGACGACCAACAAGGAGCGCGAGCGGCTCTTCGACGCGTTCCGGTCCGGTGAGATCCGCACCCTGATCCTGTCGAAGGTCGGCAACTTCTCCATCGACCTCCCCGAGGCGGCCGTCGCGATCCAGGTCAGCGGCACCTTCGGCAGCCGCCAGGAGGAGGCCCAGCGCCTGGGCAGGGTCCTGCGCCCCAAGGGCGACCACCGCCAGGCCCACTTCTACACGGTGGTGTCGAGGGACACGATAGACACCGAGTACGCGGCTCACCGCCAGCGCTTCCTGGCCGAACAGGGCTACGCCTACACCATCGTCGACGCCGACTCCCTCACGCCGTAA
- the ligD gene encoding non-homologous end-joining DNA ligase: protein MRVEIDGRQLDLSNLDKPLYEDGFTKGEVIDYYTRIAPVLLPHLADRPLTRIRFPSGTHTAGFFEKNAPAGTPSWIPRTPDGLIVCEELATLVWLANLAALELHTPQWRVGSPDRPDMVVFDLDPGPPAGLDECRTVALAIKDRLALDGREAFAKTSGRKGMQVSAAWTGNADEAQSYVKAIAAEFAKAAPGQITDRMVVAGRTGKVFIDWSQNNPSKTTVTAYSLRAGPIPTVSTPLSWPEVAKGGFTPETFTPAETLHRVTTTGDLYSR from the coding sequence ATGCGGGTCGAGATCGACGGGAGGCAGCTTGATCTCTCAAATCTTGACAAACCGCTCTACGAGGATGGTTTCACCAAGGGTGAGGTCATCGACTACTACACGCGCATCGCGCCGGTCCTGCTGCCGCACCTCGCCGACAGGCCGCTGACCAGGATCAGATTCCCATCGGGTACGCACACCGCCGGCTTCTTCGAGAAGAACGCCCCGGCCGGCACCCCGTCGTGGATCCCGCGTACCCCCGACGGCCTCATCGTCTGCGAGGAGCTCGCGACGCTGGTCTGGCTCGCCAACCTCGCCGCCCTGGAGCTGCACACCCCGCAGTGGCGGGTCGGCAGCCCCGACCGTCCCGACATGGTCGTCTTCGACCTGGACCCCGGTCCCCCGGCAGGCCTGGACGAGTGCCGCACGGTCGCCCTGGCGATCAAGGACCGCCTGGCGCTCGACGGCCGGGAAGCCTTCGCCAAGACCTCGGGCCGCAAGGGCATGCAGGTCAGCGCCGCCTGGACCGGCAACGCCGACGAGGCGCAGTCCTATGTCAAGGCGATAGCGGCAGAGTTCGCCAAGGCGGCACCGGGGCAGATCACCGACCGCATGGTCGTCGCCGGCCGCACCGGGAAGGTCTTCATCGACTGGAGCCAGAACAACCCGTCCAAGACCACCGTCACCGCATACTCCCTGCGGGCGGGCCCTATCCCCACGGTCTCCACCCCCCTGTCCTGGCCAGAGGTGGCCAAGGGGGGATTCACCCCGGAAACCTTCACCCCCGCCGAAACCCTGCACCGCGTCACCACGACCGGCGACCTTTATTCGCGTTGA
- a CDS encoding NUDIX domain-containing protein yields MTAEEEWWASYHGKLRAAFPDETLLFVGARGLVRDDQGRFLLIKRVDNGSWSFPAGGMELGESLDECVVREVWEETGIKAGLATPFAFYSGSQFTYTNVFGHTYQHISMSYLLTDVSGELKPDPEEAADAGFFHPSEMPLSDFHQLVLQDLANFERTGILQVH; encoded by the coding sequence GTGACAGCCGAGGAAGAGTGGTGGGCGTCCTACCACGGCAAGCTACGTGCCGCATTTCCCGATGAGACGCTCCTGTTCGTCGGAGCTCGCGGTCTCGTCCGCGATGATCAGGGCCGGTTCTTGCTGATCAAACGCGTGGACAACGGCAGCTGGTCGTTCCCCGCCGGTGGCATGGAGCTGGGCGAGTCGCTCGACGAGTGCGTGGTCCGGGAGGTGTGGGAGGAGACCGGCATCAAGGCCGGGCTGGCGACGCCGTTCGCGTTCTACAGCGGCTCGCAGTTCACCTACACCAACGTGTTCGGACACACCTACCAGCACATCTCGATGTCCTACCTGCTGACCGACGTCAGCGGCGAGCTCAAGCCCGATCCGGAGGAGGCGGCCGACGCCGGCTTCTTCCACCCGTCGGAGATGCCGCTGAGCGACTTCCACCAGCTGGTC